A window of the Lactuca sativa cultivar Salinas chromosome 7, Lsat_Salinas_v11, whole genome shotgun sequence genome harbors these coding sequences:
- the LOC111907210 gene encoding LOW QUALITY PROTEIN: cysteine-rich receptor-like protein kinase 10 (The sequence of the model RefSeq protein was modified relative to this genomic sequence to represent the inferred CDS: inserted 1 base in 1 codon): MDMKSVISSLFLLQIIINGDLFGIVQCADFGVYRCRNNGNFTSATDLKTIEVALNSLPGNVTNDHEFVTSTAGGNTDAQINAVALCRGYIGQELCRTCVRNSIPLLQRQCPNQKEAAAWYSDCMVRYSNRKILGVLDSWTSDNISTTVTVSDVGEFDXAFRNLTTRLQAEAAGGNSLVKLAVGKVTYGSDSLKIYGMMQCTPDLSTEQCNKCLNSTITGIRDCCSGRPTARVFFPNCFLRYADEKFYDEATSIPSPSPSDKKDKKNNNTRMIYIIVPVACISVGLIGIGVWFFCIKRQKKDGMSNKETNSFSSLLVGHRQASTHDTAGMGIVTEQSLQYDLETIEVATNYFSPKNKIGKGGFGLVYKGVLENGQEVAVKRLSETSGQGVEEFVNEAVLVAKLQHRNLVRLLGFCHDAKEKILMYEYVPNKSLDYFLFDPIKHGNLDWATRWKIIGGITRGMLYLHEDSRLRIIHRDLKASNILLDQDMNAKIADFGLARTFGVDQTLGNTKKIAGTLGYMSPEYAMHGHFSVKSDVFSFGVIVLEIVSGRRNSDFYQQDDDEDLLLSAWKQWTGGKPLKITDPRLGESYSKEEVIRCINIGLLCVQEDADARPSMASILNVLNNNSITLPEPKKPPYFLSKGLFAGILGDVDKSIPTVSSQDESSAGKMSPR; encoded by the exons ATGGATATGAAATCCGTAATATCATCACTGTTTCttcttcaaataatcatcaatgGTGATCTTTTCGGGATAGTTCAGTGTGCAGATTTCGGAGTCTACAGGTGCAGAAACAATGGCAATTTCACAAGCGCAACAGACCTAAAAACCATCGAGGTCGCACTCAATTCACTTCCCGGAAACGTCACAAACGACCACGAATTCGTAACTTCGACCGCCGGCGGCAACACTGATGCACAGATTAATGCCGTCGCATTGTGCCGCGGCTATATTGGACAGGAGCTTTGCAGGACCTGTGTGAGAAACTCGATCCCGTTGCTTCAACGGCAGTGTCCCAACCAAAAGGAAGCTGCGGCGTGGTACTCGGATTGTATGGTGCGTTACTCGAATCGGAAAATTCTCGGAGTGCTCGACAGTTGGACTTCCGACAACATATCGACCACTGTGACGGTTTCCGACGTCGGTGAGTTTG AAGCGTTTAGGAATTTGACAACCAGGTTACAGGCGGAAGCTGCCGGAGGTAACTCCTTAGTGAAATTGGCGGTAGGAAAAGTAACTTATGGGAGTGATTCGTTAAAGATCTACGGGATGATGCAATGTACTCCCGATTTATCAACGGAGCAGTGCAACAAATGTCTGAACAGTACAATCACTGGGATTCGTGATTGTTGTAGCGGCAGACCGACAGCAAGAGTGTTTTTTCCCAATTGTTTTCTGAGGTACGCGGATGAAAAATTCTACGACGAAGCCACATCAAttccttctccttctccttcaG ACAAAAAGGACAAGAAGAACAACAATACAAGAATGATTTATATCATTGTTCCAGTTGCTTGTATTTCTGTGGGGCTAATTGGAATTGGCGTCTggttcttttgtataaaaagaCAGAAGAAGGACGGAATGTCAAATAAAGAAACTAACAGCTTCTCTTCTTTACTTGTGGGACATAGACAAGCTTCAACTCATGACACTG CTGGAATGGGGATTGTAACAGAACAATCTTTGCAATATGATCTGGAGACAATTGAAGTTGCAACAAACTACTTTTCTCCAAAAAACAAAATTGGTAAAGGCGGGTTTGGTTTGGTGTACAAG GGTGTTCTTGAAAATGGGCAAGAAGTAGCAGTGAAGAGACTATCAGAAACATCAGGACAAGGTGTAGAAGAATTTGTAAACGAAGCTGTTTTAGTGGCAAAGCTTCAACATCGAAATCTTGtgaggcttttagggttttgcCATGATGCAAAAGAGAAGATCCTCATGTACGAATATGTCCCAAACAAAAGTCTAGATTACTTTTTATTCG ACCCCATCAAACATGGGAATTTGGATTGGGCGACACGATGGAAAATCATAGGAGGGATCACTAGAGGAATGCTTTATTTACATGAAGATTCAAGATTAAGAATCATCCATAGAGATCTTAAAGCTAGTAATATCTTACTTGATCAAGATATGAACGCAAAAATTGCGGATTTTGGATTGGCTAGAACTTTTGGTGTTGATCAAACTCTTGGAAACACAAAGAAAATTGCTGGAACCTT GGGATACATGTCGCCAGAATACGCTATGCACGGACATTTCTCAGTGAAATCTGACGTGTTCAGCTTCGGTGTCATAGTTCTTGAGATTGTGAGTGGACGAAGAAACTCTGACTTCTATCAACAAGATGATGATGAGGATCTCCTACTTTCT GCATGGAAACAATGGACGGGTGGAAAGCCATTAAAGATAACGGATCCGAGGCTTGGTGAATCGTATTCAAAGGAGGAAGTGATTAGGTGCATAAATATTGGTTTATTATGCGTACAAGAAGATGCGGATGCAAGGCCTTCCATGGCTTCTATTCTCAATGTGTTGAATAACAACTCAATTACTTTACCCGAACCTAAAAAACCACCATATTTTCTCTCGAAAGGACTCTTTGCAGGCATTTTGGGTGATGTTGACAAGTCAATTCCTACGGTTAGCTCTCAAGATGAATCATCAGCTGGCAAAATGAGTCCCCGATAA